One stretch of Punica granatum isolate Tunisia-2019 chromosome 5, ASM765513v2, whole genome shotgun sequence DNA includes these proteins:
- the LOC116209157 gene encoding oligopeptide transporter 1-like, whose product MENTEVIHEVPALHLPRKVDSDDEVNDSPIEQVRLTVPITDDPTLPCLTFRAWVLGLISCAVLAFVNQFFEYRQNFLLVSSVSAQIVVLPIGNFMAATLPNKAIQVPGTKWSFSLNPGPFNLKEHVLITIFANAGANAVYALGIITIVKAFYIRQINPVAAYLLSQTTQMLGYGWAGIFRKFLVDSPYMWWPANLVQVSLFRALHEEERRHKGGLTRLQFFLVVLISSFAYYIVPNYFFPSITALSFVCWIWKDSVTAQQIGSGLKGLGIGSFALDWSTVAGFLGSPLATPGFAIINIMAGFFIVLYIVIPIAYWTNAFEAKRFPLYSSHVFDINGAPYNVSRVLNKTTFEFIHQGYDSYSRIYLSVLFAFAYGLSFATLAATVSHVALFHGRAIWQQTTATFKHKYEDVHTRIMKKNYATVPEWWFYLLLLVNIALAMVACEGFGQQLQLRYWGVLLAAGLALFFMLPIGVITATTNQQPGLNVITELIIGYMYPGRPLANVTFKTYGFMSLWQAINFLADFKLGHYMKIPPRSMFMVQLVGTLVATSVYFSTGWWLLTTVENICNPLKLPEGSPWTCPNDDVFYNASIIWGVVGPLRMFGKLGVYDKMNYFFLFGLLAPVPVWLLSRKFPQKKWIALINMPVIISGAGGMPPAKAVNYICWGAVGIFFNIFIYRKYKGWWARHNYILSASLDAGVAFMAILSYFALQMNNINGVSWWGMDLDDHCPLAHCPTAPGIEVEGCPVFK is encoded by the exons ATGGAGAATACAGAAGTTATTCACGAAGTTCCTGCCCTGCACCTGCCCAGGAAAGTCGACTCAGATG ATGAGGTCAATGATTCTCCTATCGAACAAGTCCGACTGACTGTTCCTATAACGGATGATCCAACCCTGCCCTGCTTGACATTCCGAGCATGGGTTCTGGGTTTGATATCCTGTGCCGTTCTTGCGTTCGTGAACCAATTCTTCGAGTACCGCCAAAATTTTCTCCTCGTGTCATCTGTTTCCGCTCAAATTGTAGTTCTACCTATTGGAAATTTCATGGCAGCGACTTTGCCAAACAAAGCAATCCAAGTTCCAGGAACCAAATGGTCATTTTCCCTGAACCCGGGGCCTTTCAACCTAAAAGAGCACGTCCTCATCACGATATTTGCAAACGCGGGTGCAAACGCTGTGTATGCCCTTGGAATTATTACCATAGTGAAGGCCTTCTACATTCGTCAAATTAATCCAGTCGCAGCTTATCTGCTGTCCCAAACAACACAG ATGCTTGGGTATGGATGGGCGGGAATTTTTCGAAAGTTTCTTGTCGATTCACCGTACATGTGGTGGCCTGCAAACTTAGTTCAAGTCTCACTGTTCAG GGCATTACACGAGGAGGAAAGAAGGCATAAAGGAGGACTAACAAGGCTGCAGTTCTTCCTTGTGGTCCTAATATCGAGCTTTGCATATTATATTGTTCCCAACTATTTCTTTCCCTCCATAACTGCCCTCTCCTTTGTTTGTTGGATATGGAAAGACTCGGTGACAGCCCAACAGATTGGATCGGGGCTTAAAGGACTTGGGATCGGCTCATTTGCACTAGATTGGTCCACAGTGGCGGGCTTCTTAGGATCACCCTTAGCAACACCTGGGTTTGCCATCATCAACATAATGGCAGGCTTCTTCATTGTACTCTATATTGTGATCCCGATAGCTTATTGGACAAATGCATTTGAAGCAAAGAGGTTCCCCCTTTACTCATCTCATGTGTTCGACATCAATGGAGCGCCCTACAATGTTTCGAGAGTTCTAAATAAGACAACCTTCGAATTCATTCATCAAGGATACGATTCATACAGCAGAATATATCTCAGTGTTCTGTTTGCATTTGCTTATGGGTTAAGTTTTGCGACTTTGGCTGCTACAGTATCTCATGTCGCGCTCTTCCATGGGAG GGCCATTTGGCAACAGACAACGGCGACCTTTAAACACAAATATGAGGACGTTCACACAAGAATAATGAAGAAGAACTATGCAACGGTTCCCGAGTGGTGGTTCTACTTGCTCTTGCTAGTGAACATTGCCCTTGCGATGGTCGCCTGTGAAGGGTTCGGGCAGCAGCTTCAACTTCGGTACTGGGGAGTCCTCCTAGCTGCTGGTTTAGCCCTGTTCTTCATGCTACCGATAGGAGTCATTACTGCCACCACAAATCAG CAACCCGGGCTGAATGTCATAACGGAGCTGATAATCGGTTACATGTACCCAGGAAGACCGTTGGCGAACGTCACATTCAAAACTTACGGATTCATGAGCCTGTGGCAGGCAATAAATTTCCTGGCAGATTTCAAGCTAGGCCACTACATGAAAATTCCCCCGAGGTCGATGTTTATGGTCCAG CTGGTGGGGACTCTCGTAGCGACCTCTGTCTACTTCAGCACAGGTTGGTGGCTCCTGACAACAGTGGAAAACATCTGCAACCCTTTGAAGCTGCCCGAAGGGAGCCCGTGGACGTGCCCCAATGATGACGTCTTCTACAATGCGTCGATCATCTGGGGGGTAGTGGGCCCGCTGAGGATGTTTGGGAAGCTCGGGGTGTACGACAAGATGAACTACTTCTTCCTCTTTGGCCTACTTGCCCCGGTTCCAGTTTGGTTACTCTCCCGGAAGTTCCCTCAAAAGAAATGGATTGCGCTGATCAACATGCCGGTGATCATAAGCGGGGCAGGCGGGATGCCCCCTGCAAAGGCAGTGAACTACATCTGCTGGGGAGCTGTAGGCATCTTCTTCAACATATTCATCTACAGAAAGTACAAGGGGTGGTGGGCTCGCCATAATTATATTCTCTCGGCAAGTCTCGATGCAGGAGTTGCTTTCATGGCGATCCTATCGTACTTCGCCTTGCAGATGAATAATATCAACGGGGTGAGCTGGTGGGGAATGGACTTAGACGATCACTGTCCTTTGGCTCATTGTCCAACTGCTCCCGGGATCGAGGTTGAAGGCTGTCCTGTTTTCAAGTGA